The DNA region ATGTGGGGACAAATATAAGAAAACCAACAGTTGAGGTTAGTCACGAAGAGTTCTCCCGTCTCATGAGCACCAATTTCGAGTCCATATTTCATTTGTGCCAGCTTGCACATCCACTTCTTAAAGCATCTGGAATGGGAAGCATTGTGTTCACATCCTCTGTCTCTGGCTTCGTGTCATTGAAGTCCATGGCTGTACAAGGAGCCACTAAAGGTGAGCCATTTTGGACCTTTCTATCGGTGATTGATTCTTTTATATTTGGTCCccttatattttcttttgatgatAAATTCTCAGGGGCAATCAATCAGTTTACAAGAAGTTTGGCTTGTGAGTGGGCAAAAGACAACATAAGAAGCAATGCTGTTGCACCTTGGTACATCAAAACCTCTATGGTGGAACAAGTAAGTCAGTTGTCTGGTTGTTGGTCTGCAGACTAGAGCTTTAGTTCGGCTGCAGCAAAGACTCATGGTATCGGTCATCTATTTCTAGTCTACATTCCAACATGAGTTTCTAAAAGATCGGTCACTTAACATGTTATCTGTGAAAGCCTCAATCAcgatttaattattttggcTGTTTTCGTTCATTGAAGTTCTGTCTGCATATGTCAAATAATGCTTCATGCACATCATTGGTGCAGCTTCCAATAAGCTTAAATTCTTGGAAAATCAGTCACTACATTGATTGCACCATATCTGTTCATCTGATTTGTAAACCTGTCTCTTAAAATAGGTAATTTTCCTTCTGGTGATTAGGTGCTGAGCAATGAGGAGTACTTGGAGGAAGTGTATTCTCGGACTCCTCTACAGCGTTTGGGGGACCCAAGGGATGTGTCATCTCTGGTGGCGTTTCTGTGCTTGCCTGCATCCTCTTACATAACGGGACAGATTATTTGCGTCGATGGTGGAATGTCTGTGAACGGTTTCGACCCAAGGCACGACATTCCTAGAAGCTGAGGTTTACCTGTTTAAGATTCTTGTTCCCTTTTgaagttgagaaaatttatagtAAGACTCATACCCAAGCTTTGAACTTTCCAAtcttgaaatattatttttcgattGATGTTGTTACTTTGTGGTTCGGGTAGATATGGATCTGGACTACTAGTATTACAATCAAGTTCTCTTCTTCCGATCGAGCTTATAGTAGTGAGAGACTCGTGATGCTTTAGACTAAGTTTTTCGGATAAGAATTTGAGGCAATAATGTCGCGAAAAATATGGTTGCTGATTTCGCATTACTGTAAAGTCCAAGTTCCTGCAAATACGAGCATGACACTGAAAAGAATCCGgctaaaaaaatcaagaagcTTCTGGCGTATATACTATGATTGGAGTTGTCACGTTATGCACGCGGTCGGACCAGACAACCTCTCCAGGCAAGGATGTCTGGAGTGTTCACTCCCAGCAATCTGAGTAGTGAAAGACTTCTTCCCGAACATGGACTGGGACGATAGGACCTCTGGGACCACAGTGATATTAAGCGTGGAGGCATTAACCGTTTCAACCTTGTAAGTCTAGTTTGGTCTCCCGACATTTGTCACGGTTCTATTCAGGGCCACCTGGAAGGGCTCCAATACTGGCGCTTCGAATGCCAGAGCAGGGTGGTTGAGCTCGTGGTGTCTGTGATGTTTTGGTGCCTCCGCTGTCCATGGTCCTTATATCATAGCCCCAGCGGCATACTACATTTATATAGTCGGCCTTTGTAATTTCATACACTAGTCCCGGATCTGTGGCCTTTGTGGGATTGATTTATCCCGAACAATAAGAAAATGCATATGCGGCTTCTACTTCAGGAGGCTCCCGTACCTTGGACTCTGCaggaaaaattaagataagTAGCATTAATATTAGTGCTTCAAGGGCTGTGCCAATCGTTGCAAACCGGCAGGCTGTCTATGGTTCTGGCAAACAGCTGCCCAATAAAAGGATACATAAGTTGTTAGCTCGGGACAGTTTTTCATGGCCGAATATGCCGGTTTGTACTAACTACTATGAAAACGAAGAGGAGTCAGAGAAAGCACCGGTGGTCATTGAAGCCCGATTTAATGGTGGAAGGAGACCAGTCGGGATGAAATGTTTTGACGTATGCTGCTGCACTGGCGGCATGGGGACACGACACTGAGGTTCCCGATCATAGAATGAATTTCACCCTCCTTTCATCCCCTGGAACTTTCATCACAGGCACGGTTGGAGGGTATGCGGCCAGAATATCTATTCCGGGGGCACTTACATCGGGCTGCAAAACACATATCCAAGAAAAATGCAACTACAGTAAGCAGCAAAACTTGCCGTGATTTGAAAAACCAAAATCGCTGGAAAACTTACGCGTACTTTCATTAGACCACGAGCGATGGGGTTGGGTCCCCATGTGGAGAAGGAAGCGACTACTGGAGAATCGGCGTTTGGAGCAGTTTAGCTCTTTAGTATTCATCCTCGGAGAACCCTGTCGATCAATACCAAAGATAATAAAGTTGTATCTGGAAATTACAGAAGTGAGAATGTTTGCTAGTTCGTGTACTTTGTGGAGTTGTGGTAGGAAAAGAGTTTTTCAAAGTTGGGGTCATCTAGAGCCACCCCAGGAATCGGGAAGATATCAGCAACATCGGGTGTTTACTTCCTCACGATGAACCCCCCCGAGCACCTGCAAGGGCGGCCTTAGAGGCTCTATCCGCAAAGCTATAGCAGATCACGATTGATGTGGAAAAAGAGTCCGGGTTAGGATCCTctccccattttttttcacGAAGAATCCTCGGGCGGGTGCTCCCGACTTCGACTGCCGCCCGAGTATGAAGAATAGTAGTAGAAGTGTGCATGTCTAGGAGTCCTTTTTTGGGTTACCTTAAAAATTTCCTTATATatgtccccccccccccatagAAATGATGTCTGTGGAGCGTAGGAAAATCAATAGGGCCTTGGTTATGGGCTTAAGGGCCTTCGTGGGCCATTATCTCAATTTGGGGCTTTCGCAGTATTATACGCCATTATAAGGGCTGGAATTTACCTGCATATGACTTGCCCCTGGTTTCGTGGTGGCCTTTGTGCCATTTTGGAAAGGTTTTTTTCTGTAGCCTGAGCTGTGCGACGCGGTTGTAATTTCAGTGATAGGGACTGTAACTTGAAATGAATCATGAACCTATGGGCGAATTTCTTAGGCCTGTTCATTTGGCGTAAGCGAGCTATCTCGAGCTCATAGTTGAGTTATGTCGAGTTATCTCGAATCCGTGgatgagagcattttctttCAAAGGCGAGGTTCTCAAGCTCGCTGTTTGCAAGTGCAGGCGAGGTATCTCATGGGCCTCGAGCGGTGGAGGTCGGAGGCGAGGTTCTCAAGCCTGCTGTTTGCTGGTGCAGCTGAGTTCTCAAACCTCAAGCCATGGCAATCAGAGGCGAGATAGCGTAGGCGAGGCGTCTCGAGCCTATGTCATGGGCGAGGATGATCAATGCGAGGTATCTCGTGCCTAAGTCGATGGGCGAGGTGTGCTCGAGCCCGCGTTCAATTGAGTTGATGGGCGAATTCTGCTTGAGCCGATGATGACGAAGGCGAGTGATGCTTGACCCCATGTTGCATGGGGTCGAATATTCGATCACGTTGACGGAGAGGTTTGTGTGAGCCCATGCGGGGGCGAATGCTGCTCGAGTTCAGAGAGAATGTATAACTaagtaaaaaaaggaaaaaagaaaaattgaaatggatGAATGAACGTCTAGcaggagagagggagagaaaatAAGTGGGGGAAGGGAAAGAGTTTCAGAGAGAATGTAGGAAAATTAGTAGTTATTGAGAGAAAATTAGAATTGTGTCCGTAACTATAGGGCCATTATTAATTAGtcttatatttttaaagagTTTTTCAGAAAGTGAAAGTTAGAGAAAGGAACACTTTGGCTAaaatgatgtatatttatgCTCTTATTCGGCATATAATCTGACTTTTATCCTTGAAATTAACGGGGGCCGAGAAGACCGAGACCATGCAACTCGGATGAGATACATTTGGAAGTTCCGTTAGTTCTCTATTCAACTATAGAATATTGAGGCTGACCTCTggattaattatatatgtttttttttattgagataaatggaattaattatataaaatccttgatgcttttatttattaagatgGAGGCAACTGAGTGTTGTTGCTTACAGTGTGATGTTGATATTCTTGTTGTCAACCCCACAGGATATAAGATGTATATGGGACTGCTAATCAAGCGGGGTATAATGAGGACGTTCGACGATTGATTCGGTGGGATATATGATCTTGTAGGATGTAGAAAAGAAGCTAGACCGCTGATATGACgggatataaaataaatattagacTGCTGATTCGACGGGATATAAGGACGCTAAACTGTTAATTCGGCGAGATATAAAAACTCCTACTACCTAAGGGTAATAGGCGACCCCACTAATGATAATGAATATGAAGAGTTGTGGATGCGATATTCGGGGTTGCAGTACCGTTATAACTCTGCGAAGGGAATGCGATCTTATGGCTAGTATTTTTTGCATTGAAATTGTTGTGTTGAGCTTAAGtattaaattgataaatgAAAGCTGGTAAGtaaatatatgatattaaattgtttcatgatggaGTGTGGTAAGGCAAGTGGTATGTAATTGTTATTGTAAATATTAATtggatatttaattttttttgtggaaTTTAGTACTCGTTGAGATGAAATTCATGAGTATTTCCTATTTACGTTGAGATGAAATTCATAAGTATTTACCTGGGAATAAGTGACGAGGAATTTAGCTAAATCTGTATATAATGTAGGTATTAAGTTATTTACAAAATGCTTGTGAACATGTTACGACATGATATTTTTTGGTCGGTGATTTTATGAATTACTGTGAGAATTATGCTAGATAATTTGAAGATTAGTCATTGTCCTTGAGAGAAGGGCATATATCACTGTGTTGGCAGAAATAGAATTAGttgtatattttttgtttgtgATGGATGAGCTCTACGTTGGGCCGAGGCTTCCAAGGCCTTGTGGAGGGCTGGTTTGGCCCAAACCATAAGAAAATTCGTATTCAAGGGGTTGTCTGTCGGTAGATACTATTTTCTTTGCACCTTTGAAGTTACAGCATTTTCAAACATCGCTCTATCAACTCCTTTGAGCAAAGCAAAGCGTCAGAGGAAGGGGATTTTGATGCTGTGATATTGCCCTCGATTCAAGACCAAAAGGTTGTGGATTCGATTCTCATCAGGAGAATTCCCGTGAGAGGTGATAGTACTCTGTAATAATTTAACTATATATGTACTGTTATACCGACAGAGAGGACCAATTcatgaatattattaattgCATCATAAGTTCATGTCAACAGTTGCCACTAAAAGAGGACCGATCGGGAAGGGGGCTTAGTGCCATGGTATAAGTGTCCGATTTAGAAATAAGATATCCTGAATTTGATCTTTATTAGCGAGACTACCCATACCTCTTTGTTTGGCTTTTTTATTCCTATATTAGGCTTGTGAGTGCTATTCTAAAaccgaaaaattgaaaaaggaccGACCAATCCGTCAAGCGGTCCCTGAGTAGTTTCTAGTGTCCACACTTCGTTGACTTTTCAAATTCCAAGATGAAAAGGACGGAAGTCTCCTGACTTGCTGAGATCAAGTCTTCCAGCAATACGACAAATATTGTTGGCCATATTCAAACAACTATATTTTTAGTCTAAACTTGTTTGGAAATGAAATTGAGTCAAAACTCAATTTCAttcaaactatatatatatatatatatatatatatatttaattagttgtaataataaggtagatggagaaaataaaaaaagtaatgattgtgttggcgaattatgaaaaaaagtgaaaaaaaaaagtaatgaatagttgagagaatttagtattaaaaattgaattgaacaatagaaaaagaaaaattaataattgtattattgaattgaagataaatggaGTAAAATTACTTCAAAATCAAACAAGGCATAATTTAGAATGTTAGTGGAGGACCTCATTTCCGAGTCTTGGCAAGCCCTTATTCCTGtctttgtttctcttttgtatGCATTGTTAGTCAATCTCTTCTGTTCGAGGTTCCACAGCATCATTCATGGATCAGTGATGCTTATGGAATGGAAAATGGAAATTCCAAGTCCACGGTAGAtcaggaatttttttttttttggggaaacAGTTCCGTCTTTAAAGGCTTTATGCATCCTCGcgagaaaaaaatggaaaaatgcgATCGGTCAGCTATAGGAGGGACTTCGGGGTCATTTGAAAGAGAAGTTTCAATGAAAATGCAGAATTTGactttcctctctctcacatactaATGCAGTCCCCAGCTCAATAATAAAGAAGCCCGCAGCCATATCAAACAGactgacatatatatatatatatatatatcctccACAGGGAGAGAGATACGTCGATCCAGCTGTAACGTGAACTTCATTTCCAGTTCGCTGCATAGAAGAGAGAGACTTCTGGCAGTTTTACAACGTACAAGAATGTCTCATGATCGACTTCTCTTGGTTCTGTTCTCTCTTTTCTGCCTCTCAATTTCTGGCTTTGGGGCTGTTGTTTTGCCCGGTGATGAAGGTACACATACAAAACTCGCGCACACATATGTCCGTCTgatggcatatatatatgaaccaCAGATATATAAATTCAGGATGAATAGACCGATTTTTTGTTTGTGTCTATATGTCCAGTTGATGCTCTGAAGAACATAGGTGAGAAGCTGGGCAAGATGGACTGGAATCTGAGTGCAGATCCTTGCATTGGACTGTACGGATGGATCACCGGAGAAGATAATAATGTCACTTGTGACTGCTCCTCCTCGAACTACACCAGCTGCCACATAGTTAGCATGTATTCATTTACTATTGTTATTATTTACATTATTAGTTATTCGCTAGGCAAGTAAATATCTATATTTCAAAGCCTTTATTTCCATATTGTTGATCAGCACTGTAACTGCGCCTATGTTGTGCTTGAAATGAAATGCAGTGTCTTGACAAGGCAGTCACTAGCAGGAATTCTCCCCTCTGAGCTGACCCGACTCCCTTATCTGCAGCAAATGTAAGTCACCACTACAACCGGACCAACAAATTCTGTTGGTTTTGAACAGTGCATTGTAAATTAGTAACCAACAATTTAATGGTCACTCAGCGACCTCAGCCGGAACTATCTCAGTGGC from Punica granatum isolate Tunisia-2019 chromosome 3, ASM765513v2, whole genome shotgun sequence includes:
- the LOC116199689 gene encoding tropinone reductase homolog At5g06060-like isoform X1, which translates into the protein MSQIAALHSFRPTVSPSSLHVRSSRHSVRIRSQSASASSSSSTCSRDGDRWSLHGKTALVTGGTRGIGRAIVEELAGFGARVHTCSRSDTELNRCLREWGSEGLAVTGSICDASVRDERLELIETVSSFFGGKLNILINNVGTNIRKPTVEVSHEEFSRLMSTNFESIFHLCQLAHPLLKASGMGSIVFTSSVSGFVSLKSMAVQGATKGAINQFTRSLACEWAKDNIRSNAVAPWYIKTSMVEQVLSNEEYLEEVYSRTPLQRLGDPRDVSSLVAFLCLPASSYITGQIICVDGGMSVNGFDPRHDIPRS